A region of Macrobrachium nipponense isolate FS-2020 chromosome 7, ASM1510439v2, whole genome shotgun sequence DNA encodes the following proteins:
- the LOC135217136 gene encoding uncharacterized protein LOC135217136 has translation MSDNDIIDKNCEDNFVKYLLAVNETKRRCFEGAFSLLYLAWGGANRYERLYDFCTEVLGWKKQDLKNLLCEAQMRHISVSSGSRCYSSSYSKPSTPCTPRSLGENSAFFEDRSVFEDFRSSHSLKQSQQNGVVAQAQSSSSETEGHSICASPHVENSTAFENSEFSGVGGSISIRSNSDDDSQCNREVIKKVEHEGSCKSGPGGKLTSEELQSDKELNKKGQCDQTKQSSKNSKARSSQSLNHDDSPELKRTQSVLLNSFKKLFNLSSQSVNSLGASSQKSSNNEEDFIDVKPETLIQVGKEPVQTATSISQPLSEVAYMTHPVQKATQIIQDVHSELQRNKESELEKIKQEKYGHGSIEENLLEPNSAQIDTIAESPLVLKSVQECSEVQVPNNPLEIPSIAKEAVHEMHYNPDDPFELDQAQDILSCFMLKSRIDPGKLPERVLVLMLTEIFPKLPPLVTQYVSRMKHLSYVVCYLDYDFDNAFLKMKLDELLVLASDLISTVVESCKAITEKQLKENSRKFRSSKRRLRSARKSYYEHLNFVERTREDLREAEKEYQKAQERQSKLETDSPQDCVPPDETNTAATANEIRSVSRSASLVDFDEVYPEEGDSQTSGSLLTSVMEEVVIGRKPRRESVLFRRKFSRNSQDVIHVKRGFRNSLRSNVSAEQEFVVKGDLLSERQAERNRLSRQIKRLRKSESRICNDELLIKQHIKASLDAYTEGGLDESASIKGRLRVTEIRNGNFGKFLISARMEAIKFASNVTVFDMKEWLMKKKYSTCEVQQVFSQLKVKHSKENVGIFDILDIDGSGPSVIVLSGPKGCGKTFMCYYILHQWKLQKHIVNSKIHEFDIVLYVTLDSILSSGSWYQYLRDHVFPETLSEFPYTDIYESFSRLTLLILLDVNVVSTTGITVLNDMLKKLGHNKLVVAVRCGNISEITEVIRSNDLSFIKAKFCSMTSEAITEYSSQLVSLSGSRNEKEVMQFAEMLRSSRCLTTLKYPLYVTYLFYLWLVNPSHVQHSTTVSRLFTQVTLTCQQSLMDARKNDPDDEKIKNKKVVQDYISQLCEAAWKLMTEENWKVENLVLFREDDGPCKDPAIWSYFHPFIFVREAPGKRQGVLLHSSLAEVLSGFYLASKLLSQKKSLFNKRSKLESYLQLDVKRYRDVLLHVAGVLVYNKHNAEDAKEIVLNYGKILSGGDFSSWFELLKECDFMSSLCTSVANELMQYTTWSVANYSKEKNLIVADLLRKGAYQPKQVIISNSEEKDGEDSQGVRYIISALSTCTATLVHLRQELQFYTWGDKTTCDVQVIPLQPPGTLQNCWGHLGVEGAMALRHSHHLEELYVRISSCEALAALSNCLVHLQQTLRFLYLRLDLPATTPSSSFHPLNFKGKKFWFRLRNINDSSVIWVIDTVNRLNNWYTEVVLEESNLSPASLHNLKESLPHISIHVSN, from the coding sequence ATGAGTGATaatgatattatagataaaaactGTGAAGACAACTTCGTGAAGTACCTCCTAGCAGTCAACGAAACCAAACGGCGATGTTTTGAGGGCGCGTTTTCTCTGCTCTATCTTGCTTGGGGAGGCGCCAACAGATATGAAAGGCTCTACGACTTCTGCACCGAAGTCCTCGGGTGGAAGAAGCAAGATCTCAAGAACCTTTTGTGCGAGGCGCAAATGAGACATATCAGCGTATCGTCTGGTAGCAGATGTTATTCTTCTAGTTATTCAAAGCCATCAACACCTTGTACTCCCCGCTCTCTTGGTGAGAACAGTGCATTTTTTGAGGATCGTTCTGTTTTTGAGGATTTTAGATCATCGCATTCATTGAAACAGTCACAGCAAAATGGTGTAGTTGCACAAGCACAATCATCTTCATCCGAAACTGAAGGGCATAGCATTTGCGCTTCCCCCCATGTTGAAAATAGCACTGCTTTTGAAAATAGCGAATTTTCTGGTGTTGGAGGCTCAATAAGCATAAGGAGTAATTCTGATGATGATTCCCAATGTAATCGAGAAGTAATTAAGAAAGTAGAGCATGAAGGTTCTTGTAAAAGCGGCCCTGGTGGCAAGCTCACTAGCGAGGAGCTCCAGAGTGACAAAGAATTGAATAAAAAGGGACAGTGTGACCAAACGAAGCAAAGTAGTAAAAACAGCAAAGCACGTTCGAGTCAGTCTTTGAACCATGATGATTCACCAGAACTTAAAAGAACTCAGTCTGTGTTGCTTAACAGCTTTAAGAAGCTTTTTAACTTAAGTTCTCAGAGTGTAAACTCTTTAGGAGCATCTAGTCAGAAATCCTCAAACAACGAAGAAGACTTTATTGATGTAAAGCCTGAAACTTTGATTCAGGtgggaaaagagccagtgcaaaCTGCTACGTCCATTTCACAGCCTCTGTCTGAGGTTGCTTACATGACTCATCCTGTTCAGAAAGCCACACAGATTATTCAGGATGTTCATAGTGAGTTGCAGCGAAATAAAGAGTCAGAATTGGAAAAGATCAAGCAGGAGAAATACGGGCATGGCAGCATAGAAGAGAACCTCCTGGAACCGAATTCTGCTCAAATAGACACCATTGCAGAATCTCCTCTTGTACTAAAATCTGTGCAAGAATGTTCAGAGGTGCAAGTGCCCAATAACCCTTTAGAAATTCCTTCTATAGCGAAAGAAGCTGTTCATGAGATGCACTATAATCCTGACGACCCCTTTGAACTGGATCAAGCACAAGACATTCTCAGCTGTTTCATGTTGAAGTCTCGGATTGACCCAGGTAAACTGCCCGAGAGGGTTCTGGTTTTGATGCTCACCGAAATATTCCCGAAACTGCCTCCTCTTGTTACACAGTATGTCAGCCGAATGAAACACCTGTCTTATGTCGTTTGTTACCTCGATTATGATTTTGACAATGCATTCCTTAAAATGAAGTTGGATGAACTTCTCGTCTTGGCGAGTGATCTGATAAGCACTGTAGTGGAAAGTTGCAAAGCTATTACTGAAAAACAGTTAAAGGAAAATAGTCGTAAATTTCGATCATCTAAAAGAAGGCTTAGAAGTGCCAGGAAGAGCTACTATGAGCATTTAAACTTTGTAGAGAGGACCCGCGAAGACTTAAGAGAAGCTGAGAAAGAATATCAAAAAGCCCAAGAAAGACAATCGAAACTCGAAACTGACTCTCCTCAAGATTGTGTTCCTCCTGATGAAACAAACACCGCTGCTACAGCAAATGAGATACGCTCTGTTTCTCGAAGTGCTTCTTTGGTTGATTTTGATGAGGTGTATCCCGAAGAGGGGGATTCACAAACAAGTGGTAGTTTATTGACAAGTGTCATGGAAGAGGTTGTGATTGGAAGAAAGCCTAGAAGGGAGTCCGTTCTTTTCAGGaggaaattttcgaggaattcccAAGATGTCATCCATGTCAAGCGAGGCTTTAGGAATAGTTTACGTTCAAACGTTTCTGCCGAACAAGAATTCGTTGTGAAAGGAGATCTTCTCAgtgaaagacaagcagaaagaaACAGACTTTCCAGGCAGATAAAGAGACTTCGGAAATCTGAGTCTAGAATTTGTAATGACGAGCTTCTAATTAAGCAGCACATTAAAGCAAGCTTAGATGCATACACCGAAGGAGGTCTTGATGAAAGTGCATCAATTAAAGGAAGGCTTCGAGTGACAGAAATTAGAAATGGAAATTTTGGGAAGTTTCTTATTAGTGCAAGAATGGAAGCCATTAAATTTGCTTCGAATGTCACAGTGTTTGATATGAAAGAATGGTTGATGAAAAAGAAGTATTCTACTTGTGAAGTGCAGCAAGTTTTCTCACAGCTTAAAGTAAAACATTCGAAGGAGAATGTTGGTATTTTCGATATTCTCGATATAGATGGTAGTGGACCTTCAGTTATTGTTTTGTCTGGCCCTAAGGGTTGTGGAAAAACTTTCATGTGCTATTATATACTGCATCAGTGGAAACTTCAAAAGCATATCGTCAATTCTAAAATTCATGAGTTTGACATTGTTTTATATGTAACATTGGACAGTATCTTATCATCTGGGTCTTGGTATCAGTATCTAAGAGATCACGTTTTTCCAGAGACTTTGAGTGAATTTCCTTATACGGACATTTATGAATCATTCTCTAGGTTGACACTTCTGATATTGCTGGATGTTAACGTAGTCTCCACGACAGGTATAACAGTCTTGAACGATATGTTAAAGAAGCTTGGACATAATAAGTTAGTGGTTGCTGTTCGATGTGGAAATATATCAGAAATAACAGAAGTTATAAGAAGTAATGATTTAAGCTTTATAAAAGCTAAATTTTGCTCAATGACATCAGAAGCCATTACAGAATATTCATCACAGTTAGTATCCTTGAGTGGAAGTAGAAACGAAAAGGAAGTTATGCAGTTCGCTGAAATGCTAAGATCTTCGAGGTGTCTTACCACATTAAAGTATCCTTTGTATGtaacttatttgttttatttgtggcTTGTAAACCCATCACATGTCCAGCACTCGACTACAGTTTCAAGACTTTTTACACAAGTTACTTTAACCTGCCAGCAGTCTTTGATGGACGCAAGGAAAAACGACCCcgatgatgaaaaaataaaaaataaaaaagtcgtaCAGGATTACATTAGTCAGCTGTGTGAAGCAGCCTGGAAACTTATGACTGAAGAAAACTGGAAAGTTGAAAATCTAGTCTTGTTTAGAGAAGATGATGGCCCATGCAAGGACCCCGCAATTTGGTCATACTTTCATCCTTTCATCTTTGTTAGAGAAGCCCCAGGTAAAAGGCAAGGAGTTCTTCTTCATTCCTCACTGGCAGAAGTACTTAGTGGATTTTATTTGGCATCAAAATTGCTGTCGCAAAAGAAGAGTCTCTTTAACAAACGATCAAAGCTGGAATCATACTTGCAGCTCGATGTCAAACGGTATAGGGATGTGCTGTTACATGTGGCAGGTGTTCTTGTATACAATAAACACAATGCTGAAGATGCCAAGGAAATAGTGTTGAATTATGGAAAAATACTGTCAGGAGGAGACTTTAGCTCTTGGTTTGAATTGCTTAAAGAATGTGACTTCATGTCAAGCTTGTGCACATCAGTAGCAAATGAATTAATGCAGTACACCACTTGGTCAGTAGCAAATTACAGTAAGGAGAAAAATTTAATTGTTGCTGATTTACTTCGTAAGGGAGCCTACCAGCCTAAACAAGTAATAATATCCAATTCAGAGGAAAAAGATGGAGAAGATAGCCAAGGTGTGAGATACATTATCAGTGCCCTTTCTACATGTACAGCCACACTGGTTCACCTTCGGCAGGAGCTGCAGTTTTATACTTGGGGTGATAAGACGACATGTGATGTTCAGGTGATTCCTTTGC